The following are from one region of the Paramicrobacterium humi genome:
- a CDS encoding type II toxin-antitoxin system VapC family toxin, translated as MILVDTSVWIDHLHRSESRLVSFLEHDEVASHPYVIEELALGSMRQREVVLELLEQLVMLPVVSHTELMVMVERQQLWSRGLSAVDAHLLASVTIVPGTSLWTRDTRLARECRDSGVDVIRE; from the coding sequence GTGATTCTTGTAGACACATCTGTCTGGATCGATCATCTTCATCGTTCGGAGTCGCGATTGGTCTCCTTTCTCGAGCACGACGAAGTAGCTTCGCATCCATACGTCATCGAAGAATTGGCGCTTGGATCGATGCGACAGCGAGAAGTCGTACTCGAACTGCTCGAGCAGTTGGTGATGCTCCCCGTCGTGAGTCACACGGAGTTGATGGTGATGGTCGAACGTCAGCAGCTCTGGTCTCGAGGGCTCAGCGCCGTGGATGCTCATCTGCTCGCCAGTGTCACGATCGTGCCCGGTACGTCGCTCTGGACGCGAGACACTCGCCTGGCCCGTGAGTGCCGCGACTCCGGTGTCGACGTCATACGCGAGTGA
- a CDS encoding DUF3072 domain-containing protein produces the protein MANENERNPSHEGETIGAGSPDEGGLQRDPEDWKTGDEPMTEAQRSYLDTLAREAGEELPANLTKAEASEHIDRLQKSNPRTQD, from the coding sequence ATGGCGAACGAAAACGAGCGGAACCCGTCGCACGAGGGCGAGACGATCGGTGCGGGAAGCCCCGACGAGGGCGGCCTCCAGCGGGATCCCGAGGACTGGAAGACGGGCGACGAGCCCATGACCGAAGCGCAGCGGAGCTACCTCGACACGCTTGCCCGCGAGGCCGGCGAGGAGCTTCCGGCGAACCTGACGAAAGCGGAGGCGTCCGAGCACATCGACCGCTTGCAGAAGAGCAACCCGCGCACCCAGGATTAG
- a CDS encoding dienelactone hydrolase family protein, translating into MSEIVLFHHMLGRTDGVVAFADRLRERGHTVHVPDLFGGRRFDCIEAGIAYVQSEGFDTVAQRGVDLAEDLPANSVYAGFSFGVIPAQQLAQTRPGAAGALFLYSAVSPSAFGAGWPASVPVQIHAKDADPFFTDEGDIDAAREITAASDDGELFLYPGNEHLFAEAGHDHYDAAAAALALDRITAFLERLDSAH; encoded by the coding sequence ATGTCAGAGATCGTCTTGTTTCACCACATGCTCGGCCGAACCGACGGAGTCGTCGCGTTCGCCGACCGTCTGCGGGAGCGCGGTCACACCGTCCACGTTCCCGACCTCTTCGGCGGACGTCGCTTCGACTGCATCGAGGCCGGCATCGCCTATGTCCAAAGCGAAGGCTTTGACACCGTTGCCCAGCGGGGCGTCGACCTCGCCGAGGATCTTCCCGCGAACAGTGTGTACGCCGGGTTCTCGTTCGGCGTCATCCCGGCGCAGCAGCTCGCGCAGACCCGGCCGGGAGCCGCCGGCGCCCTCTTCCTGTACTCCGCAGTGTCGCCGAGCGCCTTCGGCGCAGGCTGGCCGGCGTCGGTGCCCGTGCAGATCCACGCGAAGGATGCGGACCCGTTCTTCACGGACGAAGGCGACATCGACGCGGCGCGCGAGATCACCGCGGCATCCGACGATGGCGAGCTCTTTCTCTACCCCGGGAACGAACATCTCTTCGCGGAGGCGGGGCACGACCACTACGACGCGGCGGCAGCAGCGCTCGCCCTTGACCGGATAACCGCATTCCTCGAACGTCTCGACTCGGCTCACTGA
- a CDS encoding carbohydrate kinase family protein, which yields MTQRNALPRVFVSGPVSWNHLVFLDALPEPSPHTVFAQADRFAIGGTSAGKAFNLTNLGAGVTLRTVLGDDADAAHLEQALRAAGIHLLAERADDGQTERHLNLMAPGGKRLSVYLHAAQFEPRDPSSDVLAALAASEVALIDLADHNRPLLRAARERGIPVWCDIHDWDGESEFHREFVDAADVLFMSADRHPDPIAFLTERVAAGARAAVCTDGARGAVAVDETGARHVVAAEPVGRVVDTNGAGDGFIAAFCVSYLSDGDVATALAAGARQGAAVVQSPELAPVMGS from the coding sequence ATGACGCAGAGAAACGCGTTGCCGCGCGTGTTCGTGTCAGGTCCCGTGTCGTGGAACCACCTCGTCTTCCTCGATGCGCTTCCCGAGCCGAGCCCGCACACCGTTTTCGCTCAGGCAGACCGCTTCGCCATCGGCGGCACCTCCGCCGGAAAGGCGTTCAACCTGACCAACCTCGGCGCGGGCGTCACCCTCCGCACCGTCCTGGGCGACGACGCCGACGCCGCCCATCTCGAACAGGCGCTGCGCGCCGCGGGCATCCACCTGCTCGCGGAGCGAGCCGACGACGGCCAGACGGAACGTCATCTCAATCTCATGGCGCCCGGCGGAAAGCGCCTCTCCGTCTACCTGCACGCGGCGCAATTCGAGCCGCGAGACCCGTCGAGCGACGTGCTCGCCGCGCTCGCCGCGTCCGAGGTCGCGCTCATCGATCTCGCCGATCACAACCGCCCGCTGCTCCGAGCCGCTCGCGAGCGCGGCATCCCGGTGTGGTGCGACATCCACGATTGGGACGGCGAGAGCGAGTTCCACCGCGAGTTCGTCGACGCCGCCGATGTGCTGTTCATGAGCGCTGACCGGCATCCTGACCCGATCGCGTTCCTCACCGAACGCGTCGCCGCGGGAGCTCGAGCGGCAGTGTGCACCGACGGGGCGCGAGGCGCTGTCGCGGTCGACGAAACCGGTGCGCGGCACGTGGTCGCCGCCGAGCCGGTCGGCCGCGTTGTCGACACGAACGGCGCGGGCGACGGATTCATCGCGGCCTTCTGCGTCTCGTACCTCTCCGACGGCGACGTGGCGACCGCCCTCGCCGCGGGAGCCCGCCAGGGCGCTGCCGTCGTGCAGAGCCCCGAGCTCGCGCCCGTCATGGGATCGTAG
- the nhaA gene encoding Na+/H+ antiporter NhaA produces MGRTRIGALLLLIATVAAIVWVNIAPAAYDLVWGTRIVIGVEDLRLDFTLHGFVNDAVMAIFFFTVGLEVRREFAIGELTRWSRALVPVIAAIAGLAVPAALYVLITSGTGSEGAWGVVISTDTAFLVGALALIGPRAPGRLRVFLLALAVVDDIGALCIIALVYTQNLAALPLVLAGAGLCGIFFVRYLRSGRGPAYAVLAILVWLCFLASGVHPTLAGVAIALLVPVYRPNRRDVEHALDLARTFRQSPNSEYARAAANSLRESISINERLQTAYAPLVAYIVLPLFALANAGVRLDASVVADAWHSPVLWGIVVGLVVGKFLGVFGASWLTGVFRIGTLGPGLGLDRVAGGGVLCGIGFTISLFLVDLAIPDAETQNIARVGVLAASVIAFAIATVVFRVTDLVHPMTEIGRVLVRPVDPERDHVFGADDAPFTLVEYGDFQCGFCLKATGAVEEVRRELGDRVRYVWRHAPLTRYHPNAQAAAEAAEAAALQGKFFEYEHSLFADQEHQLPTDILRRARDLGLDVEQFEADLNSADVAARVRDDALDAEAMEITAVPTFFVNGHRHVGPFDAASLIRALEQTAPVTAGFRP; encoded by the coding sequence ATGGGACGCACCCGCATCGGCGCCCTTCTCCTGCTGATCGCGACTGTCGCAGCCATCGTGTGGGTGAATATCGCCCCGGCGGCGTACGACCTCGTCTGGGGAACGAGAATCGTCATCGGAGTCGAGGATCTGCGTCTCGATTTCACCCTGCATGGCTTCGTCAACGACGCGGTCATGGCGATCTTCTTCTTCACCGTGGGCCTTGAGGTGCGTCGGGAATTCGCGATCGGCGAGCTCACGCGTTGGTCCCGCGCGCTTGTCCCCGTGATCGCGGCGATCGCGGGACTCGCTGTCCCGGCCGCACTGTACGTTCTCATCACGTCAGGTACGGGGAGCGAAGGAGCGTGGGGCGTCGTGATCTCGACCGACACGGCGTTCCTCGTGGGAGCGCTCGCGCTCATCGGGCCGAGAGCGCCCGGTCGGCTGCGGGTCTTCCTCCTCGCTCTCGCGGTCGTCGACGACATCGGCGCGCTGTGCATCATCGCGCTCGTGTACACCCAGAACCTCGCCGCGCTCCCGCTCGTGCTCGCAGGAGCCGGGCTCTGCGGGATCTTCTTCGTCCGCTACCTGCGCAGCGGCAGAGGCCCCGCTTACGCCGTCCTCGCGATACTCGTCTGGCTCTGTTTCCTGGCCTCGGGAGTGCATCCCACGCTTGCGGGCGTCGCGATCGCACTTCTCGTGCCCGTATACCGTCCGAATCGCCGCGACGTCGAGCACGCCCTTGACCTCGCGCGCACCTTCCGACAGTCGCCGAACTCCGAGTACGCGAGGGCTGCCGCGAACAGCCTGCGCGAGTCGATCTCCATCAATGAGCGGCTCCAGACGGCTTACGCGCCACTCGTCGCGTATATCGTCCTGCCCCTCTTCGCGCTCGCGAACGCGGGCGTGCGCCTCGACGCCAGCGTCGTCGCGGATGCGTGGCACTCACCCGTTCTGTGGGGCATCGTGGTCGGACTCGTCGTCGGGAAGTTCCTCGGTGTGTTCGGCGCGTCCTGGCTGACGGGCGTGTTCCGCATCGGCACCCTTGGGCCCGGTCTCGGGCTCGACCGCGTCGCCGGCGGCGGTGTTCTGTGCGGCATCGGCTTCACGATCTCGCTCTTCCTCGTCGACCTCGCCATACCGGATGCCGAGACCCAGAACATCGCGCGAGTGGGCGTTCTCGCAGCATCCGTCATCGCCTTCGCCATCGCCACAGTGGTCTTCCGCGTCACCGATCTCGTGCACCCCATGACGGAGATCGGCCGCGTCCTCGTTCGGCCCGTCGACCCCGAGAGGGACCACGTCTTCGGAGCGGACGACGCACCGTTCACCCTCGTGGAGTACGGCGACTTCCAGTGCGGATTCTGCCTCAAGGCGACCGGAGCCGTCGAGGAGGTGCGGCGCGAGCTCGGCGACCGCGTGAGGTACGTGTGGCGGCACGCACCACTCACGCGCTACCACCCCAACGCCCAGGCTGCCGCCGAAGCCGCCGAGGCGGCAGCGCTGCAGGGAAAGTTCTTCGAGTACGAGCACAGCCTCTTCGCCGACCAGGAGCACCAGTTACCGACCGACATCCTGCGGCGAGCACGAGACCTCGGGCTGGATGTCGAGCAGTTCGAAGCCGATCTGAACTCAGCCGACGTCGCGGCGCGGGTGCGCGACGACGCCCTCGACGCGGAGGCGATGGAAATCACGGCCGTGCCCACGTTCTTCGTGAACGGGCACCGTCACGTCGGACCCTTCGACGCAGCCTCCCTCATTCGCGCGCTTGAGCAGACAGCGCCCGTCACCGCCGGATTCCGGCCCTGA
- a CDS encoding GNAT family acetyltransferase produces the protein MREPVPFRPVDDDFPGWPMPASVPAGVRLELSRAKLLDHAEARFDEWMAMLHTRYDECVATLPREKMAFESTFLNQEADGSWWMYHVQVLGADSPGLDLRNPVDAAHQDFARATKHRGWEELRPALFLADPRVRAAVIEAAAGESGECWPEDERTDAAGPHIAPLPWPLRERAVQLWHDCGLTRPWNDPLADLDRALRGETSAVLAAVERDELLGTVMVGHDGHRGWIYYLAVSPHRRRQGVGGMLLEAAERWLRERGVPKVMLMVRESNPDVLEFYRSRGYDDQGTQVLGKFFDASLQDRRRSG, from the coding sequence ATGCGCGAACCCGTTCCCTTCCGACCGGTCGACGACGACTTCCCCGGCTGGCCGATGCCCGCCTCCGTGCCCGCGGGCGTGCGGCTCGAACTCAGCAGGGCAAAGCTGCTCGACCACGCCGAGGCGCGGTTCGACGAGTGGATGGCGATGCTGCACACGCGCTACGACGAGTGCGTGGCCACGCTGCCGCGCGAGAAGATGGCGTTCGAATCGACGTTCCTCAACCAGGAGGCCGACGGCTCGTGGTGGATGTACCACGTGCAGGTGCTCGGCGCCGACTCGCCTGGACTGGACCTGCGCAACCCGGTCGACGCCGCCCATCAGGACTTCGCCCGGGCGACGAAGCATCGCGGCTGGGAAGAGCTGCGGCCGGCGTTGTTCCTCGCCGACCCGCGGGTGCGCGCGGCCGTCATCGAGGCCGCCGCGGGGGAGAGCGGTGAGTGCTGGCCCGAGGATGAGAGAACGGATGCCGCCGGGCCGCACATCGCGCCCCTGCCGTGGCCGCTTCGCGAGCGGGCCGTGCAGCTGTGGCACGACTGCGGGCTCACCCGGCCGTGGAACGATCCGCTCGCCGACCTCGACCGGGCGCTGCGGGGTGAGACGTCGGCCGTGCTGGCCGCCGTCGAAAGAGACGAACTTCTCGGCACCGTCATGGTCGGCCACGACGGGCACCGCGGCTGGATCTACTACCTCGCCGTCTCGCCGCACAGGCGGCGTCAGGGCGTTGGCGGGATGCTCCTGGAGGCGGCCGAGCGCTGGCTCCGCGAACGCGGCGTGCCCAAGGTCATGCTCATGGTGCGCGAGAGCAATCCCGACGTGCTCGAGTTCTACCGTTCGCGCGGATACGACGATCAGGGCACGCAGGTTCTCGGCAAATTCTTCGACGCGTCGCTGCAGGATCGGCGTCGCTCAGGGTGA
- a CDS encoding class I adenylate-forming enzyme family protein yields MTHTGNSEYDPSELKRVFESRFTWAASFERNTHRFASRPALSDPPSGRRWTYAELGQTTGRLVEGLRSRQVGTGDIICYQLKNTPEFAFLYIAAQGLRAVSSPMNFRLAPAETAYILDRAKPTVFVYDGDDAVNVSKALELSSHSPRILAAVGGELLDGAVRFEDLFSSDAASFRAPDDASTWDETSRLYTSGTTGMPKAVPLASLNEVLTAHDVTMHLPLGPNDKTMNMSPWFHRGGNYCAGPNTAFFVGAEVVTLPQFDAGVVLDRVQEYKLTYVIGAPTNLGQLADAQEAQPRELSSLHGIVTMGAPLDRAAALRYQRVLTPRIANGYGTTEAFWNTYLRPDDLPDAAGAAGRACLDDDVAVVKVHKDRISPPDEHAKKDGQEIGEVIMRSTKSGYAYLGNPTEQAEKFRDGWVYPGDLATWDENEIVTIVGRKDDMIISGGENVHPVQVEEVLASHDGVADSIVVGLPDEKWGELVVAYVRRKDGRLQDDAAAARELDEFVHSSVAVADYKRPRRYTFVDELPYTATGKKQHYKLKEQAPEDAAAGRFFHP; encoded by the coding sequence ATGACACACACCGGCAACTCCGAGTACGACCCGAGCGAGCTCAAGCGGGTCTTCGAGAGCCGATTCACGTGGGCCGCGTCGTTCGAACGCAACACCCACCGGTTCGCGAGTCGACCGGCGCTGAGCGATCCGCCGTCGGGACGCCGCTGGACGTACGCGGAGCTCGGGCAGACGACGGGGCGTCTCGTCGAAGGCCTGCGCTCCCGGCAGGTCGGCACGGGTGACATCATCTGCTACCAGCTCAAGAACACGCCGGAGTTCGCGTTCCTGTATATCGCTGCTCAGGGGCTGCGTGCCGTGAGCTCGCCGATGAACTTCCGTCTCGCTCCCGCCGAGACGGCCTACATCCTCGATCGCGCGAAGCCCACCGTGTTCGTCTACGACGGCGATGACGCTGTGAACGTGTCCAAGGCTCTCGAGCTCTCGTCGCACAGCCCACGGATCCTCGCCGCCGTCGGCGGTGAGCTGCTCGACGGCGCCGTGCGATTCGAGGACCTTTTCTCCTCGGATGCTGCGTCCTTCCGCGCCCCGGACGATGCGAGCACGTGGGATGAGACGTCGCGCCTGTACACGTCGGGCACGACCGGGATGCCGAAGGCCGTGCCTCTCGCGAGCCTCAACGAGGTGCTCACGGCGCACGACGTGACGATGCACCTGCCGCTCGGGCCGAACGACAAGACCATGAACATGTCGCCGTGGTTCCATCGCGGGGGCAACTACTGCGCGGGTCCGAACACGGCCTTCTTCGTCGGAGCCGAAGTCGTCACGCTCCCCCAGTTCGATGCGGGGGTCGTTCTCGATCGTGTGCAGGAGTACAAGCTCACATACGTCATCGGAGCTCCCACGAACCTCGGCCAGCTCGCGGACGCGCAAGAGGCTCAGCCCCGCGAGCTGTCATCACTGCACGGCATCGTGACGATGGGCGCTCCGCTCGACCGCGCCGCGGCTCTGCGCTACCAGCGAGTGCTGACGCCGCGCATCGCGAACGGCTACGGCACGACGGAGGCGTTCTGGAACACCTACCTGCGACCCGATGACCTGCCGGACGCCGCAGGCGCGGCCGGCCGCGCCTGCCTCGACGATGATGTCGCCGTGGTCAAGGTGCACAAGGACCGCATCTCCCCGCCGGACGAGCACGCGAAGAAGGACGGGCAGGAGATCGGGGAGGTCATCATGCGCTCCACGAAGAGCGGCTACGCCTATCTGGGCAACCCGACCGAGCAGGCGGAGAAGTTCCGCGACGGCTGGGTGTACCCGGGCGACCTCGCCACGTGGGACGAGAACGAGATCGTCACGATCGTCGGGCGCAAGGACGACATGATCATCTCGGGCGGCGAGAACGTGCATCCTGTGCAAGTCGAAGAAGTGCTCGCAAGCCACGACGGCGTCGCCGACTCGATCGTCGTCGGGCTCCCCGACGAGAAGTGGGGCGAGCTCGTCGTCGCCTACGTGCGGCGCAAAGACGGTCGGCTGCAGGACGACGCCGCAGCCGCGAGAGAACTCGACGAGTTCGTGCACTCGAGTGTCGCGGTAGCCGACTACAAGCGTCCGCGCCGCTATACGTTCGTCGACGAGCTTCCCTACACCGCGACGGGCAAGAAACAGCACTACAAGCTCAAGGAGCAGGCGCCTGAGGATGCCGCGGCGGGCCGCTTCTTCCACCCGTGA
- a CDS encoding MFS transporter, with protein MSVNQQPSGATATGRKPNSSNQGDVPVGLKKVVAASMVGTVVEWYEFFLYATAASLVFGTFFFPASDSPLDGIIAAFVTYAVGFVARPLGGIVFGQIGDKLGRKHTLQATIILVGVATFLMGCLPGFASIGYWAPALLVALRFLQGFAVGGEWGGAVLLVAEHSPARSRGFWASWPQAAVPVGNLIATLVLFAMSWLLPDDQFLGWGWRVAFWLSALIVIIGYYIRTRVSESPIFLEAKAEQERTKAAGVGVGAVVRRYPGKLLQAMGLRFAENIVYYIIVSFSIVYLSTVVKFDTSELLFALLIAHVVHFIVIPQVGRLTDALGRKPVYLAGAILSATWALFAFPMFDSANPVLIVVAITIGLCFHALMYAGQPAVMGEMFPTRMRYSGVSLGYQVTSIVAGSLAPIIAVTLLKDFGSWVPVAVYVGIACVITAITVLTLRETSGVALEDVDAEDAARV; from the coding sequence ATGAGCGTCAATCAACAGCCGAGCGGCGCGACCGCAACCGGGCGAAAGCCGAACAGCTCGAACCAGGGTGACGTGCCGGTCGGGCTCAAGAAAGTCGTCGCGGCCTCGATGGTCGGAACCGTCGTCGAATGGTACGAGTTCTTCCTGTACGCCACGGCCGCTTCGCTCGTGTTCGGCACGTTCTTCTTTCCTGCATCGGACAGCCCTCTCGACGGCATCATCGCCGCATTCGTGACCTACGCGGTGGGCTTCGTCGCGCGCCCCCTCGGCGGAATCGTGTTCGGCCAGATCGGTGACAAGCTCGGCCGCAAGCACACGCTTCAGGCGACGATCATCCTGGTCGGTGTCGCGACATTCCTCATGGGCTGCCTTCCCGGCTTTGCGAGCATCGGCTACTGGGCTCCCGCCCTGCTCGTTGCGCTTCGCTTCCTCCAGGGCTTCGCGGTCGGCGGCGAATGGGGTGGCGCCGTGCTGCTCGTCGCCGAGCACAGCCCGGCGCGCAGCCGGGGATTCTGGGCAAGCTGGCCGCAAGCTGCGGTGCCCGTCGGGAACCTCATCGCGACGCTCGTGCTGTTCGCGATGTCCTGGCTGCTTCCCGACGACCAATTCCTCGGCTGGGGCTGGCGCGTGGCGTTCTGGCTCTCCGCTCTGATCGTGATCATCGGGTACTACATCCGCACGCGCGTCTCGGAGTCGCCGATCTTCCTCGAGGCCAAGGCCGAGCAGGAGCGCACGAAGGCCGCGGGAGTGGGCGTCGGTGCCGTTGTCCGCCGCTACCCCGGAAAGCTGCTGCAGGCGATGGGTCTGCGATTCGCCGAGAACATCGTCTACTACATCATCGTGAGCTTCTCGATCGTGTACCTCTCGACGGTCGTGAAGTTCGACACGAGTGAGCTTCTCTTCGCTCTCCTGATCGCGCATGTCGTGCACTTCATCGTGATTCCTCAAGTGGGCCGCCTCACCGACGCGCTCGGCCGCAAGCCGGTCTACCTCGCGGGCGCCATTCTCAGCGCCACCTGGGCGCTGTTCGCGTTCCCGATGTTCGACTCCGCCAACCCCGTGCTCATCGTGGTCGCGATCACGATCGGGCTCTGCTTCCACGCGCTCATGTACGCAGGTCAGCCCGCGGTGATGGGCGAGATGTTCCCCACGCGCATGAGGTACTCCGGCGTCTCGCTCGGCTACCAGGTCACGTCGATCGTCGCCGGATCGCTCGCGCCGATCATCGCGGTCACCCTGCTGAAGGACTTCGGCTCGTGGGTTCCCGTCGCCGTGTACGTCGGGATCGCCTGCGTCATCACGGCGATCACGGTGCTGACGCTGCGCGAGACCTCGGGCGTCGCTCTCGAGGACGTCGATGCGGAGGACGCCGCTCGCGTCTAG
- a CDS encoding MOSC domain-containing protein, which produces MTSRVVGVHRSAEHTFSKEPLARIRLIEGIGVEGDAHAGTTVKHRSRVAKNPSQPNLRQVHLIHRELFDLLGRAGYRVNPGELGENITTEGVNLLALPVGTRLTVGDAVVTVTGLRNPCQQINDYQQGLLKQVLRTNDDGDIERLTGVMGIVSRSGVVQAGDAIAIEYPPEPHLRLAPV; this is translated from the coding sequence ATGACCAGCCGCGTAGTGGGAGTGCACCGCAGCGCCGAACACACGTTCAGCAAAGAACCGCTCGCCCGCATCCGACTGATCGAGGGGATCGGCGTCGAAGGCGACGCGCACGCCGGGACGACAGTGAAGCACCGCTCGCGCGTGGCGAAGAACCCGTCACAGCCGAACCTGCGGCAAGTGCACCTGATCCACCGGGAGCTGTTCGACCTGCTCGGCCGCGCCGGGTATCGGGTGAACCCCGGCGAGCTCGGCGAGAACATCACGACCGAGGGCGTCAATCTGCTCGCTCTGCCGGTGGGCACGCGGCTGACTGTCGGCGACGCGGTCGTCACGGTCACAGGGTTGCGGAACCCGTGCCAGCAGATCAACGACTACCAGCAGGGATTGCTCAAGCAGGTTCTGCGAACGAACGACGACGGAGACATCGAACGGCTCACCGGCGTCATGGGCATCGTGTCCCGCAGCGGCGTCGTTCAAGCCGGCGACGCCATCGCGATCGAGTACCCGCCAGAGCCTCACCTTCGGCTGGCGCCCGTCTGA
- a CDS encoding type II toxin-antitoxin system VapB family antitoxin has protein sequence MEASEDVACDAEADEMRTTVTLDDELLARASKLTGITERSALLRNGLLTLIRVESARRLAALGRSDPSATAASRRRGKVV, from the coding sequence TTGGAAGCATCAGAAGATGTCGCTTGTGATGCGGAGGCGGATGAGATGCGTACGACGGTGACGCTTGACGACGAGTTGCTTGCGCGCGCGAGCAAGCTGACCGGCATTACAGAAAGATCTGCTCTCTTGCGAAATGGCCTGCTGACCTTGATTCGCGTAGAGAGCGCGAGGCGGCTCGCCGCCCTGGGCAGATCCGATCCATCGGCGACGGCAGCATCACGCCGGCGGGGGAAGGTGGTGTGA
- a CDS encoding MFS transporter yields MATQSEMEANRGTTRERPDPARWRILAVLLVVIFMSLISVSIVNVALPSIQSGLDASQSDIQWVLSGYALTFGIVLVAAGRAGDVMGRGGIFVVGVIVFTLSSIAAGLAPTPDLLNVARFIQGIGSGLVNPQGVGMIQQYFRGAERGKAFGYFGSAVGVSVAIGPVLGGLLINLGGPDLGWRLTFLVNVPVGIVAVILALLWFPRPLIRRAKTTDAAAAAPAGRSRSMDLVGAMLLGLAVLSLLFPFVESAASALIWLLFPLGILLVVAWVLWERRYARRGRSPMVDLKIFSTRSFANGTVIVGLYFLGMTSVWVLVALYMQDGLGLSALQAGMVGVPSAILSALSAHWAGSRVMRYGRKIVIGGLFIGLFGLAASIAVVLLTEAGFISEWWLLLSLSFIGIAQGSVISPNQTLTLAEVPLDYAGSSGAIMQTGQRIGTSIGIAVITAAAFAILAISSWPVAFAVGFGLIGLVVLSALGVAFKDQRDRVRAVAAS; encoded by the coding sequence ATGGCGACACAGAGCGAGATGGAAGCGAACAGAGGCACGACACGTGAGCGCCCGGACCCGGCCCGGTGGCGCATTCTCGCCGTGCTGCTCGTCGTCATCTTCATGTCGCTCATCAGCGTCAGCATCGTCAACGTGGCTCTTCCCTCGATCCAGAGCGGACTCGACGCGAGCCAATCCGACATCCAGTGGGTGCTCTCGGGTTATGCGCTGACGTTCGGCATCGTGCTCGTCGCAGCCGGCCGCGCCGGCGACGTGATGGGGCGCGGAGGCATCTTCGTCGTCGGCGTCATCGTCTTCACCCTGTCATCGATCGCCGCAGGCCTCGCCCCGACGCCGGACCTGCTCAACGTCGCGCGATTCATCCAGGGCATCGGCTCGGGTCTCGTGAATCCGCAGGGCGTGGGCATGATCCAGCAGTACTTTCGCGGCGCCGAACGCGGCAAGGCGTTCGGCTACTTCGGCAGCGCGGTCGGCGTGTCCGTCGCCATCGGTCCCGTTCTCGGCGGCCTCCTCATCAATCTTGGCGGTCCCGACCTCGGCTGGCGGCTCACGTTCCTCGTCAACGTTCCCGTCGGCATCGTCGCCGTCATCCTCGCGCTGCTCTGGTTCCCCCGCCCGCTGATCAGACGCGCAAAGACGACGGATGCCGCGGCCGCGGCTCCGGCCGGACGCAGCCGCTCCATGGATCTCGTCGGCGCGATGCTGCTCGGGCTCGCCGTGCTCTCGCTGCTCTTCCCGTTCGTGGAATCGGCCGCGTCCGCGCTCATCTGGCTGCTCTTCCCGCTCGGCATCCTGCTCGTCGTCGCGTGGGTGCTGTGGGAGCGCCGTTACGCGCGGCGCGGCCGCAGCCCCATGGTCGACCTGAAGATCTTCTCGACGCGCAGCTTCGCGAACGGCACAGTCATCGTCGGCCTGTACTTCCTCGGCATGACGAGCGTGTGGGTGCTCGTCGCGCTCTACATGCAGGACGGTCTCGGGCTCTCCGCGCTCCAGGCCGGGATGGTTGGCGTCCCCTCCGCGATCCTGTCCGCCCTGTCCGCCCACTGGGCCGGAAGCCGCGTGATGCGCTACGGGCGCAAGATCGTGATCGGCGGCCTGTTCATCGGCCTGTTCGGGCTTGCCGCGAGCATCGCCGTCGTTCTGCTGACCGAGGCGGGGTTCATCAGCGAATGGTGGCTGCTGCTGTCGCTGTCGTTCATCGGCATCGCGCAAGGTTCGGTCATCAGCCCCAACCAGACGCTCACGTTGGCCGAAGTGCCGCTCGACTACGCCGGAAGCTCGGGAGCGATCATGCAGACCGGACAGCGCATCGGCACGTCGATCGGCATCGCCGTGATCACCGCCGCCGCGTTCGCGATCCTCGCGATCTCGTCATGGCCCGTGGCGTTCGCCGTCGGATTCGGATTGATCGGCCTCGTCGTTCTGAGTGCCCTCGGGGTGGCGTTTAAGGATCAGCGCGACCGGGTGCGGGCCGTCGCGGCGTCCTGA